From the Candidatus Saccharibacteria bacterium genome, the window AAAACAAACGAAAACCAAATCCATGTGATTGGCTCAACATTGCGAACGACATACGCAGAGCTGGCTATAGCTATGCCAAAAAGAAAACCGGTAATAAGCCCATATACAACGCCCTTACGCCTCCTGAATACTTGGCGGCTCTCGCTCAAAAGGACTATGCTTCCAAAAACGAGTATGCCACCAGCGAGCTGTAGCCAACTGAGCCGTTCGTTGTACAGCCATATTCCAGCTAAGATTATCCATATGGCCTGCGTTGCAAACAACACCGAAAATACAGACGCATCTATATGTTTTAGCGTTTTTGCGTACACCACAGAACCAACCCCAAAACAAGCCGTGCAAAGCCCAACGGCAAACCACTGAGAAGAGTACCCGGCAAACGATATGCCGTTAGCGAAAACCCATGGCAACATGACCGTCGCCACCGACAGCTGAAACATACCGGCAAACGCCACATCATCTACCTTATAGCGGTGCAAAATAATTCTTTGGAGCAGTATTGAAACCGAAAGAAGTAGCACGGCAACAGCAATATACACCTGCCAGCTCATGGGGTAATCCGGAGCTTCGCTGTTCGAAACAATGTTCGCCACAAACCGCGGTGCGTATCTAATTTGAAACGCTCACGTACGCGAACCTTTTCGTAAACCGTTGGCTGATATGACGTTTGATATGTACGACGTAGTTTTTGGTACTTATTCTTATGGTAGATATGCCAAAAGTCTTCCTCGGAATAGTATGTGTGGGCATAGAACCACTTTTTCCCACCCAACTGGGTCAGTTTTTTTTCAATTGAGCGATTTGCCCGTAAAAACTGATTATAATCTGGTATAAACTCACCCCACACGCCGACATTTATAACGAGTGGAGTTGGTAAGTTACTCGAGATGAATGGCGATAGCTTGTCGGTTTTAAGTGGACAGAGCCATAGTGGATAGATGCCTAACGTATTGTCAACGAAATTCATGAACTCTACAGCTTTTTCTACGGGCAGCGCCAGATCCTGTACGACATGATGCTGAGACATGCCACTTTCCTGGAGTGCTTCATATAGTTTGCGGGTGTGGAGCATCCAGTTAAGTAATCTGCGCCAAAATTTTGTAAAAGGAATGTCGAATACCTTAAAAGCATATTTACCGACCCAAAACGCACCTCGGTCGTAGCGGAACAAATAGTCGGTTAGTGGGATTATTTTGTTCCAGATGCCCCCATGGGATTCTTTTTCGGCGTCAAGGTAAAACCGTTCATCACGGGCGCGACTGAAGCGGGTGACTACGCCAGCTTTTTCATTTGTAAGCGAGCCAACCATAATGACGCCACGGTCGCGTGCGAACATAATCCCGTCTATGTAATCGGGTTTTTTGGCTGCTTCTTTTTGCATGAGTGACACTGCAGCGTCGAAGCTTTTGACGGGAAAATACGTAAGCCGTACATATTTTTTGGCAGGAATGAGGCGAAGCTCTATCGCCGTCATTACGCCAAGGGTGCCATAGGAGCCTGCTGTGCCATAAAATAAGTCAGCGTGTTTCTTTGGGCTGCAATTCGTAATCGTGCCGTCCCCGGTAATTATCTCGTATGATGTACAAGTGCTATGAAAGCAGCCATACCGGAAGGAGCTACTTTCGCCGGCTCCGCCCTGTACGCCGCCACCCACCGTAATGCCGGGGAATTCCATAACAACCGGTGGAATGAGACCGTGTTTTAGCGTGGCGCGGACGAGTTTGTCCATGGGGACGTTTGGCTCTACGAGGGCGGTTTTGGTCTTTGGGTCAATATGCAAGATGTGGTTAAGCCCACTGGCGTCGAGCATTTCGCTCCGTTTAAAAACTTGAATCCGGGTGGAATTTGTGCTGCCATGGTAAATTTTAAAGGGTTTCTTTTGCTCGTAAAATCCTGCGACTTGTGCGGCTAGCGCCGCAACCCGTTCTTTGTGCGTTTGTTTCATCTGCGCAGATTGTATCATGTTTTTCGGCGGGTACGGAGGGCGTGGAGGAGGTCAATCATGATGAAGCTAATGAGCATCAGGAGTAGCCAGGCGCCTAGTTTGTGTATGCTCACTAGGTGCCATTCAGTTGCCTGGTTTGGGTACAGCCAGCTTTTTGTGAAGGTGCCAATGTTTTCAGCCAGCCACACAAAAAAGGCCGACAAAAGAGCGGTGACCAAAAACGGCATGCGCCGTTCCGTAGTGTGTACGGTGTAGTAGGTCCAGGTGCGACCATATAGGACAAGGGTTGCACCAAAGAGCAACCAGCGGATGTCATAGGTGTAGTGGTGCGAGAAAAAGTTCAAATAGATTGCGGCCGCAAGTAAAATGGTATACAGGCGCTTTGGGTAGGGGCGGAATTCAAGCGCAAGGACTCGCCACGCACGAGCAATGAAGCTACCAACCGCAGCATACATAAAGCCCGAATACAGCGGTACTGTGGCTAGTTTAAAAACGGCATCTTCAGGGTACGACCAAGACCCAATCCCTGGTGCCGTTTTGAATAGTTCCATACCGAGA encodes:
- a CDS encoding DMT family transporter; the encoded protein is MANIVSNSEAPDYPMSWQVYIAVAVLLLSVSILLQRIILHRYKVDDVAFAGMFQLSVATVMLPWVFANGISFAGYSSQWFAVGLCTACFGVGSVVYAKTLKHIDASVFSVLFATQAIWIILAGIWLYNERLSWLQLAGGILVFGSIVLLSESRQVFRRRKGVVYGLITGFLFGIAIASSAYVVRNVEPITWIWFSFVLGGIGSLMVQPSKIPLCKNLIRGKVLRLLIILAVIYALGNAAMNYAYLYGPFSLVAPIRQAGIIVTALLAFAFMRSERTNIARKLTAAAMCTFGVILLVI
- a CDS encoding FAD-binding oxidoreductase encodes the protein MKQTHKERVAALAAQVAGFYEQKKPFKIYHGSTNSTRIQVFKRSEMLDASGLNHILHIDPKTKTALVEPNVPMDKLVRATLKHGLIPPVVMEFPGITVGGGVQGGAGESSSFRYGCFHSTCTSYEIITGDGTITNCSPKKHADLFYGTAGSYGTLGVMTAIELRLIPAKKYVRLTYFPVKSFDAAVSLMQKEAAKKPDYIDGIMFARDRGVIMVGSLTNEKAGVVTRFSRARDERFYLDAEKESHGGIWNKIIPLTDYLFRYDRGAFWVGKYAFKVFDIPFTKFWRRLLNWMLHTRKLYEALQESGMSQHHVVQDLALPVEKAVEFMNFVDNTLGIYPLWLCPLKTDKLSPFISSNLPTPLVINVGVWGEFIPDYNQFLRANRSIEKKLTQLGGKKWFYAHTYYSEEDFWHIYHKNKYQKLRRTYQTSYQPTVYEKVRVRERFKLDTHRGLWRTLFRTAKLRITP
- a CDS encoding DUF817 domain-containing protein; its protein translation is MTNPGKKWRFLQRVEQFPGGWLFAFTIKLGWAAIFGGLMLGTIIVTKYVELPLLARYDWLFLFAVFIQLVLVATKLEKPHEVVTILIFHLVGLGMELFKTAPGIGSWSYPEDAVFKLATVPLYSGFMYAAVGSFIARAWRVLALEFRPYPKRLYTILLAAAIYLNFFSHHYTYDIRWLLFGATLVLYGRTWTYYTVHTTERRMPFLVTALLSAFFVWLAENIGTFTKSWLYPNQATEWHLVSIHKLGAWLLLMLISFIMIDLLHALRTRRKT